One window from the genome of Candidatus Yanofskybacteria bacterium encodes:
- a CDS encoding 50S ribosomal protein L18 has product MNNTKRQHRTKRHKRVRAKIKGTTETPRISVFRSNRHIFVQVVDDTKGRTLVSSVVKSKKKTQAKGNKTEVASAIGEMLAKKAQETGINKVVFDRGGYKYHGRIKALAEGLRKGGLKF; this is encoded by the coding sequence ATGAATAATACAAAAAGACAGCATAGAACAAAACGACATAAACGCGTGCGTGCCAAAATCAAAGGGACAACAGAGACTCCGCGCATTTCGGTTTTCAGAAGTAATCGGCACATTTTCGTTCAAGTTGTTGATGACACTAAGGGTAGGACGTTGGTAAGCAGTGTCGTCAAATCAAAGAAAAAAACACAAGCGAAAGGAAATAAAACCGAAGTTGCTTCTGCAATTGGTGAAATGCTTGCAAAGAAGGCACAGGAGACCGGAATTAACAAGGTGGTGTTTGACAGAGGTGGTTATAAATATCACGGAAGAATTAAAGCTTTGGCAGAAGGGTTAAGAAAAGGCGGGTTAAAATTTTAA